The Branchiostoma lanceolatum isolate klBraLanc5 chromosome 10, klBraLanc5.hap2, whole genome shotgun sequence genome has a window encoding:
- the LOC136442933 gene encoding neuromedin-U receptor 2-like, translating to MAEYLFYHSSVLTVVVIAVERYQAIFCPLKSKYVQRRKRTAAILCSIWTISLIFSIPFTQLATLVQLPYGEEVLDLCEFRADSAASKVFYVAVSVMFFFAPFLVLFVIYVAIWWRLRSAAVKRNSKLQGRRGAESKIKSSQDQPRELVILFLSFLICLLPQRSIQLWMLFAPSDEIEGLGEKTIAILIVFLRTAVYVYCTINPALYNLFASQFQLDFKKLRRLAVKRRYTSDRLRGNDIEMSCYGSCNIVWSRSPNDLGRPRNLTVPIRRSRQGSESVQTQSTRFHTVRHSTQNGILMETRC from the coding sequence ATGGCAGAGTATCTATTCTACCATTCGTCCGTCCTTACCGTGGTCGTCATTGCTGTCGAGCGGTACCAGGCGATCTTCTGTCCGCTAAAGTCCAAGTACGTCCAGCGTCGCAAACGGACAGCCGCCATCTTGTGTTCCATCTGGACCATCAGCCTCATATTCAGCATACCATTCACACAGCTGGCAACGCTGGTCCAACTGCCGTATGGTGAAGAAGTGTTGGACCTCTGCGAATTTAGAGCTGACAGTGCTGCCAGTAAGGTGTTCTATGTCGCTGTCAGtgttatgtttttctttgcGCCTTTCTTGGTGTTATTCGTCATATATGTGGCTATCTGGTGGCGACTTCGATCCGCCGCTGTAAAGAGGAACAGTAAATTGCAGGGCCGGCGGGGGGCGGAGTCAAAGATAAAATCTTCTCAAGACCAACCTAGAGAGTTGGTCATCCTATTTCTGTCCTTTCTGATCTGCCTGCTTCCACAGAGAAGCATTCAGCTGTGGATGTTGTTTGCTCCAAGTGATGAAATTGAAGGGTTGGGAGAAAAAACAATCGCCATTTTGATCGTATTCCTCCGCACTGCCGTGTATGTGTATTGTACAATCAACCCTGCACTATATAACCTCTTCGCTTCACAATTCCAGTTGGATTTTAAAAAACTCAGGAGACTTGCTGTGAAGAGAAGATATACCAGTGACCGACTGAGAGGGAACGATATAGAAATGTCTTGCTACGGCTCCTGTAACATTGTGTGGTCTCGTAGTCCCAATGATCTGGGAAGACCGCGGAACCTCACAGTTCCCATTCGTCGATCTAGACAGGGTTCAGAGTCAGTGCAGACCCAGAGCACGCGGTTTCATACTGTTCGGCATTCCACGCAAAATGGAATTTTGATGGAAACTCGTTGTTGA